One window of the Brevundimonas goettingensis genome contains the following:
- a CDS encoding F0F1 ATP synthase subunit gamma, with amino-acid sequence MASLKEMRNRIDSVKSTQKITKALNMVAAAKLKRAQDQAESARPYARKMAAVIANLAAGVSGDGAPRLLAGTGSDKKHLVVVATGDKGLAGGFNSNVIRAAKERINSLIASGKDVRIVAVGRKVRDGLSRLYGDKLIRTFEMSDHKVIGMGAAEPIAALIAEEFEAGNADVVTLFYSRFQSAISQVPTPKQLIPAVVDGDAAPINLNGAVYEYEPSEEEILDVVLPRNITTQVLAALYENQASFFGAQMAAMDNATRNAGDLINSLTLQYNRKRQAQITTELIEIIAGAEAL; translated from the coding sequence ATGGCCAGCCTCAAGGAAATGCGCAATCGGATCGACAGCGTGAAGTCCACGCAGAAGATCACGAAAGCCCTGAACATGGTCGCCGCGGCCAAGCTGAAACGCGCCCAGGACCAGGCCGAAAGCGCGCGTCCCTACGCCCGCAAGATGGCTGCGGTCATCGCCAATCTGGCGGCGGGCGTCTCCGGCGACGGCGCGCCCAGGCTGCTGGCCGGCACGGGTTCGGACAAGAAGCACCTCGTGGTCGTGGCCACGGGCGACAAGGGTCTGGCGGGGGGGTTCAACTCCAACGTCATCCGCGCCGCCAAGGAGCGGATCAACTCGCTGATCGCCTCGGGCAAGGACGTCCGCATCGTCGCCGTGGGCCGCAAGGTCCGCGACGGCCTGTCGCGTCTGTACGGCGACAAGCTGATCCGCACCTTCGAAATGTCGGACCACAAGGTCATCGGCATGGGCGCGGCCGAGCCGATCGCCGCCCTGATCGCGGAGGAGTTCGAGGCCGGCAACGCCGACGTCGTGACCCTGTTCTACAGCCGCTTCCAGTCGGCCATCTCGCAGGTCCCGACGCCCAAGCAATTGATCCCGGCGGTCGTAGACGGCGATGCGGCTCCGATCAACCTGAACGGCGCCGTTTACGAGTACGAGCCCTCGGAAGAGGAAATCCTCGACGTCGTCCTGCCGCGCAATATCACGACGCAGGTCCTGGCGGCGCTGTACGAGAACCAGGCCAGCTTCTTCGGCGCCCAGATGGCCGCCATGGACAACGCCACGCGCAATGCGGGCGACCTCATCAACTCGCTGACGCTGCAGTACAACCGCAAGCGTCAGGCCCAAATCACCACCGAACTGATCGAGATCATCGCCGGCGCGGAAGCGCTCTGA
- the atpD gene encoding F0F1 ATP synthase subunit beta has product MTDTVKKPAARKPAAPKAPKAAAATGNAVVTAGTGVGKIAQVIGAVVDVEFEGQLPAILNALHTQNVDQKTGEPFTLVLEVAQHLGENMVRTIAMDTSEGLTRGQPVTDTGTSILAPVGPGTLGRIMNVVGAPIDEQGPINTTMYRPIHREAPSFEEQSTSSEILVTGIKVIDLMCPYTKGGKTGLFGGAGVGKTVTMQELINNIAKAYGGYSVLAGVGERTREGNDLYHEMIESNVNVDPTKNNGSTEGSKCALVYGQMNEPPGARARVALTGLAQAEYFRDEEGKDVLLFVDNIFRFTQAGSEMSALLGRIPSAVGYQPTLATEMGNLQERITSTKKGSITSIQAIYVPADDLTDPAPAASFAHLDARTVLSRDIAAQAIFPAVDPLDSSSRIMDPLVIGEEHYNVARSVQEVLQQYKALKDIIAILGMDELSEDDKLVVSRARKISRFLSQPFFVAEQFTGADGKFVSLEDTIRSFKGIVAGEYDHLPEAAFYMVGPIEEAVEKAAKLAAEAA; this is encoded by the coding sequence ATGACCGACACCGTCAAGAAACCCGCCGCCCGCAAGCCTGCGGCTCCCAAGGCCCCGAAGGCCGCCGCCGCCACGGGTAACGCCGTCGTCACCGCAGGCACGGGCGTGGGCAAGATCGCCCAGGTCATCGGCGCCGTCGTCGACGTCGAGTTCGAAGGCCAGCTGCCGGCGATCCTGAACGCCCTGCACACCCAGAACGTCGACCAGAAGACGGGCGAGCCCTTCACCCTGGTTCTCGAGGTCGCCCAGCACCTCGGCGAGAACATGGTCCGCACCATCGCCATGGACACCTCGGAAGGCCTGACGCGCGGCCAGCCGGTGACCGACACGGGCACCTCGATCCTGGCGCCGGTCGGCCCGGGCACCCTCGGCCGCATCATGAACGTCGTCGGCGCGCCGATCGACGAACAGGGCCCGATCAACACCACCATGTACCGCCCGATCCACCGCGAGGCGCCTTCGTTCGAAGAGCAGTCGACCTCGTCGGAAATCCTGGTCACGGGCATCAAGGTCATCGACCTGATGTGCCCCTACACCAAGGGCGGCAAGACCGGCCTGTTCGGCGGCGCCGGCGTCGGCAAGACCGTCACCATGCAGGAACTGATCAACAACATCGCAAAGGCCTACGGCGGCTATTCGGTGCTGGCCGGCGTGGGTGAGCGCACCCGCGAAGGCAACGACCTGTATCACGAGATGATCGAGTCCAACGTGAACGTGGACCCGACCAAGAACAACGGCTCGACCGAAGGCTCGAAATGCGCCCTCGTTTACGGCCAGATGAACGAGCCTCCCGGCGCCCGCGCCCGCGTCGCCCTGACCGGTCTGGCCCAGGCCGAGTACTTCCGCGACGAGGAAGGCAAGGACGTTCTGCTGTTCGTCGACAACATCTTCCGCTTCACGCAAGCCGGTTCGGAAATGTCCGCCCTGCTGGGCCGTATCCCGTCGGCGGTGGGCTATCAGCCGACCCTGGCCACGGAAATGGGCAACCTGCAGGAGCGCATCACCTCCACGAAGAAGGGCTCGATCACCTCGATCCAGGCCATCTACGTTCCCGCCGACGACCTGACCGACCCGGCCCCGGCCGCCTCGTTCGCCCACCTTGACGCCCGCACCGTTCTGTCGCGCGACATCGCCGCCCAGGCCATCTTCCCGGCCGTCGATCCGCTGGACTCGTCCTCGCGGATCATGGACCCGCTGGTCATCGGCGAAGAGCACTACAACGTCGCCCGCTCGGTCCAGGAAGTCCTGCAGCAGTACAAGGCCCTGAAGGACATCATCGCCATCCTGGGCATGGACGAGCTGTCGGAAGACGACAAGCTGGTCGTGTCGCGCGCCCGCAAGATCTCGCGCTTCCTGTCGCAGCCCTTCTTCGTCGCCGAACAGTTCACCGGCGCCGACGGCAAGTTCGTCTCGCTCGAAGACACGATCCGCTCGTTCAAGGGCATCGTCGCCGGCGAATACGACCACCTGCCGGAAGCCGCCTTCTACATGGTCGGCCCGATCGAGGAAGCCGTCGAGAAGGCCGCCAAGCTCGCCGCCGAGGCCGCCTGA
- a CDS encoding ATP synthase F1 subunit epsilon, with amino-acid sequence MAGKLQFSLVAPEREVFSGHVDQVDAPGVEGDFGVLPDHAPFMTALREGPVTVFDGNTKRVFTVHGGFADVTPAGLTILAEQATEVVAG; translated from the coding sequence ATGGCGGGCAAGCTGCAGTTCTCGCTGGTCGCACCTGAGCGCGAGGTCTTTTCGGGCCACGTGGATCAGGTCGACGCGCCGGGCGTCGAAGGCGACTTCGGCGTCCTGCCCGACCACGCCCCCTTCATGACGGCCCTGCGCGAAGGTCCGGTCACGGTCTTCGACGGCAATACGAAGCGCGTCTTCACCGTCCATGGCGGCTTCGCCGACGTGACCCCCGCCGGCCTGACCATCCTGGCCGAGCAGGCGACGGAAGTCGTCGCGGGTTAA
- a CDS encoding CBU_0592 family membrane protein, with amino-acid sequence MTLIDIAGVFGVLLILIAYAGATAGKLDPKQWPALVLNLAGALLILWSLSVDFNLSAALMEGAWALVAVAGLVRLALGKLRR; translated from the coding sequence ATGACCCTGATCGATATCGCCGGCGTATTCGGCGTCCTGCTCATTCTCATCGCCTACGCGGGCGCCACGGCCGGAAAGCTGGATCCGAAGCAATGGCCGGCGCTGGTGCTCAACCTGGCGGGCGCCCTGCTGATCCTCTGGTCCCTGTCGGTGGACTTCAACCTGTCGGCGGCCCTGATGGAGGGCGCGTGGGCCCTGGTCGCCGTGGCGGGTCTGGTGCGGCTGGCGCTGGGCAAGCTGCGCCGCTAA